The following proteins are co-located in the Parafannyhessea umbonata genome:
- a CDS encoding alpha-hydroxy-acid oxidizing protein: MDYKELAAAARGNMGPWCKACPVCDGRACGSHMPGPGSKGTGTVAARNFAAWQDVRVQMDTIHEACDADTSVKLFGRRLSVPVMIGPLGDVRLHYGDKWEMEDYNSCILHAAADAGSLAWTGDGKIASIHESAVHDIRDLDGLGVTTIKPWNLETVMRKLELALTARPVAIAMDIDAAGLPFLKGFQPPAGPKSVAELQQVADACHAHDTPFVLKGIMGGRAARKAAEAGADAIVVSNHGGRVQDGVPATAEVLPAIEREVGGDLKVLVDGGIRSGLDVFRALALGADACLVCRPFAVVTYGAGAEGVKDYFAQLTRELRDTMEMCGARTVADIGPEMLA; this comes from the coding sequence GTGGATTACAAGGAGCTTGCGGCTGCGGCGCGCGGCAACATGGGTCCGTGGTGCAAGGCATGCCCCGTATGCGACGGCCGCGCATGCGGCTCGCACATGCCAGGTCCCGGATCGAAGGGCACGGGCACGGTTGCGGCGCGAAACTTTGCGGCGTGGCAGGACGTGCGCGTGCAGATGGACACGATCCACGAGGCCTGCGATGCCGACACGTCCGTGAAGCTGTTTGGCAGAAGGCTCTCGGTTCCCGTAATGATCGGTCCCCTGGGCGACGTGAGGCTCCACTACGGTGACAAGTGGGAGATGGAGGACTACAACTCCTGCATCCTGCACGCGGCTGCCGATGCAGGTTCGCTTGCGTGGACGGGCGACGGGAAGATTGCCTCCATTCACGAGTCCGCAGTGCATGACATACGCGACCTCGACGGCCTCGGCGTCACCACCATCAAGCCGTGGAACCTCGAGACCGTGATGCGGAAGCTCGAACTTGCGCTCACGGCCCGTCCGGTCGCCATCGCGATGGACATAGACGCCGCGGGACTCCCGTTCCTGAAGGGCTTCCAGCCGCCCGCGGGACCGAAGTCCGTGGCGGAGCTGCAACAGGTGGCGGATGCCTGCCATGCTCACGACACGCCGTTCGTGCTGAAGGGCATTATGGGCGGGCGTGCGGCACGCAAGGCCGCGGAGGCTGGTGCGGACGCCATCGTGGTGAGCAACCACGGCGGCCGCGTGCAGGACGGTGTCCCCGCGACGGCGGAGGTGCTGCCCGCGATAGAGCGGGAGGTCGGCGGCGACCTCAAGGTCCTTGTGGACGGGGGCATCCGTTCTGGCCTCGACGTGTTCCGCGCACTGGCACTCGGCGCGGATGCATGCCTTGTGTGCAGGCCGTTTGCCGTCGTGACGTACGGTGCGGGAGCAGAGGGCGTAAAGGACTACTTCGCGCAGCTTACGCGGGAGCTAAGGGACACGATGGAGATGTGCGGCGCGCGTACGGTGGCGGACATCGGCCCGGAAATGCTTGCGTGA